The DNA segment CTTTGATCTATTAAACTTGTCCAACGGTTGCAAGTTTTAAACTACTGGTAGGTCAAATTTTGAAATaattatttgtgtgtgtgtgtgtgtgaaagcgTGCTTGAGGATGCTGAATAGACATTTCCAAGATTCTGATGAGTGTCAAAATTAGCGGCGGACGCAAATATTGTTAGTATGTAATGTGTCTTGGTATACTGATAAGAACATCCTAATTAATTTTTCATTTGCATCTCACAGAGCCTGTTGCAATAGCAGTCTTCGCAAGAGGTATGATCATAATCAGATTCTTCACTTGCCATTTTTAACTTCCAGCATTTTGTCTTGGTGTAAGATTCGCTCTCTGATGCAATAACCACAGGAGCTGTCATTATCTCTATGATGCAGCCAGTATCATTTGATACGGGTTTCTTTCAGGTTGcccaaagaagaggagcaaatCCCCCTCCGAATCCTTCTCTCCTTTCTGTATCTTGCGTTGGTGGATTGCAGATACACTACCATTATTTCTGGTTACCCAAAGATGAGTAACAAACCATTCTCCAAAGTATtctgttctttttgttattttcctTTGTTGGATTGCAGATACACTACCATTATTTCTGGTTACCCAAAGATGAGTAACAAATCATTCTCCAAAGTATtctgttctttttgttattttcctTTGTTGGATTGCAGATACACTACCATTATTTCTGGTTACCCAAAGATGAGTAACAAATCATTCTCCAAAGTATtctgttctttttgttattttcctTTGTTGGATTGCAGATATGCTTGCCCAAAGAAGAGTAACAGACCGACCCCTATCCAATTTCTCCTGTTCTTCTGTATTTATTTGGTGGATCACAGATATGCTGCCCAACAGAGGAGGTAATCATCTGGCTTCCTTTCCCCTATTCATCTCTATAGATCATTCATTGCTTCTTTTATCTATAAAATTTATGGCATTTGATTTGTGTTGGAGATGGACTTCACTAATGAGTAATCTGTTTGTTCATTGAACTCATTAAGATGGATCATTTGGTGCTGCATTCCTTGATGCACCACCTTCCTGCGATAATTAAATGCTGTCCTGCCCTTCCGTTTTCCAGTGGTCGGTGGATGTCCAAATAATTTGTAAGAATCTCCGGCAGATTGGTGGACAGAGTCAGCACAATCTCCTGGCATATCTTGTTAAACATGTAGGTACTATTAAGATGTGATCATTCATGTTCTGATGAACTGTAACAATCTCTTGGAGGCACCACATTAATAGGATTTTCTATCAAATTTCATGCACAAATTCCATATATTAATTTGGTTCTATATCGATGAAATCATTTCATCCGTCTGCAAACATATGCTTTTGTATGCCTTCTGCAAGAAATCTTCATGATTGGATAAAAAGAATAGTGTAATTTGTTTGATTAGTTCAACATTATGCATCTCAATCATGTCTGATTTGATCCTATTTTAACTGTTCTTTCCTCCACTTTTTAATGGGATGAGATAAAAAGGGATTTAATGTCCCTTGTTTAGAAAGAGGAGACACGCCACGTGGTAGCCCGACAAGCGCGGTGCCGTCCTCTTCGGCCCTCACAGGTTGGTAATAGATCCACACCCCTGTAACGTACGGACGGATCCTGCAAAGGATCCCATCGGCTTGTGTCTCCTCATCTGCGCACGACGATACGTACATGCGTACATGCGAGCGACATGCATGTGTACGGATTAAACAAACCCCTTCTCATGGCTTAGTTTAATCACCGGCTCGGTCGGACCCGACCCAGTCTTGTGCGTTGACGTTGGTGGCCTCTACATGAAATCAGGTCAACCGCCATTTACGTAGCCAGGAAACGTGAAGGCGCCACCGCATCCAACATTAATAAGGAGGACCGACTCAGCCGTCGGTCGTGTGTCAGTGGGAATAGGAGGGGGCGGGATCCGCTTGGTCGCGCCGGATCCGTGGCAGATTCGGGACTGCACCAAATCATGGAGAGGATGCTGATGAGAAGAGGAAgcgaccgagagagagagagacatgtcAACATGTCATCTCCAAGGCGGAGGAACCATATAAACCCTCGGATTCCCGCTGGGGAAGACGAGGATAGCATCCCCCAAGCGTATCCCCTGCACCGATCCTATCGTACTGCCCGCGTGTGTATATATCCTTCTTCGTCCCTCTCGTGCCCTCTGGCGAGTCGCTTCGTCGGAGTCGGAGCTGATGTCTTCAGTTGGTAATGGCGACGGCTGCTGCGCCGGCGGAAGCGACGGAGGGCAACGGCACGTGCTGGCGGTGGACGACAGCTCCGTCGACCGCGCCGTCATCGCTGGCATCCTCAGAAGCTCCAAACTCCGAGGTCGTTCGTAGATCGTCTCTTTCGATTTCCTTCGGCTTGAATCTGCTTAACCCTGAAAAGCTTGCTTGCAGTCACCGCCGTGGACAGCGGGAAGAGAGCTCTGGAGTTGCTCGGCTTGGTACGTCgaaatcttcctcttcttctccatcaCCACCGTAAACCTTGTGTGTTGCTAACTGCAGGAGAAGAAGGACGTGAGCATGATCATCACCGACTACTGGATGCCGGAGATGACAGGATACGAACTCCTCAAGAGAGTGAAGGTGAGACCAACCCTCTTACCGTTTTATCATCCCTGTCTCGAGACAATAGACCGAGTGTTGCTACCGTGTACCGTCATCTCAGGAGTCCTCCGAGCTGAAGGAGATTCCGGTGGTCATCATGTCCTCCGAGAACGTCCCCAACAGGATCACCAGGTGCCTCTTCTCACTCATCTCCTGCTTCGATGCCCGTCGTCGTTCTCATTCAtctcttgcttgcttgcttgcaggtGTCTGGAGGAGGGAGCAGAAGAGTTCCTGCTGAAGCCCATCAGGCCGTCCGATGTGTCCCGGGTCTGTAGCCGTGTCCTCAAATGAGGACCGTCGGATCCACAGTTGGCTTCTCATAGTTAGAATAATACGATGCCATGTGCGACTCCTCCTCCATCAAATTTCGTGCACCACATGATTTGTGGGCTGAATTTGATCCCTAAATGACTccaatcgatcgatcgatcggaaTCTTCCTTTGTCGGTTGAATTATCGCACCAATTTGACATCATTATCGATAATATCTTTGCATATCTTTTGGACTGCCACCAAACCTACATCAACATTAAGCTTGATTTGATTCCCTTTATTTCGAGATGACGTGATCGCATACTGTGTCCTAATTGAACGTGACAATCGAATCTCCAATGACACATTGCATAGATTTAGGGGGACCGCTTCATTAGATTATAGGTATACGTCAACCTCATTAGTCACAATTTTGGATAACAATATATTTAAACCCTTCGTGGGTCAAATTCTCTTAGTATCCAAATCCATCTGAAATTGGATTTAAATACTAATTCATTATTGAGTAAAATCTAAAATGATATTTATATTCTcaaaaattattatgattataagaAAATACTATTAAATCCAAATTTAATTGTCCAAACTAGATATCGATATAGAGAACCACAGTTCCTCTTCTGCATTGGTTTCATAATATTTTCAATCGACAGCGCACTTATTCAACTTCCGAACCTTAAAAACATTTAAGTTAAAGGTGTTTCCGACGATGCTCTTTTGATGCTGAGTTAGCTTTAGGGTTAGATGATTTGACTTGCTTTACATTGTATTGATAAAAGTTTGGAGGGATATATTTAGGGATCCTTTTATAATAGACTCTTATGATCGTTACTCTCGTGATTAACATTGATTATgtcgatcattttttttttctctttatattaAGTTGATTGCATGTCATTAAAATATGTTTTGAGTTGATTAGGTCACGAGTTGTTAAAATAAGTTTTTGAGTTAGTTCAATCGCACTTTGGTCGACACGTTAGCACAACGTGACAACACCTCAATACCACATGGTTGATAACTCAAAACGAGATTGAATTGATCAAACATTATCATATTGGGTTCAACATGTTGCACTCGTAAGTaggttcaagaaaaatatataatcCATCACATAAATAACAATACTAGGAGTCTACGATACTACGAATTCTCATGGATACCCTTGGATATTTCTTTCAAGATAATGCAAAATGTCACTGACATAATTTTAACCATAAGTTAATTTAAGCATCAAAGGATCATTTTCGAAAATGTGACTGACATAATTTTATAAGATTTAATACTACCGAATCAAACAATTATTACATACTTTATAAGATTGAATTTTACTTGAAACTAACACCAAGGAAACATTTCGATTAGCCATGAATTAGCATCTAACCCGTATAATAAAATTTTGACGTAACAAGCACCTATGATATTTAAAGTATTTACATACTTTCATAATTCAAACtaattaatatcaattataattaaTCATGATTAATCTAAGTTTCTTAATGAACATTAGTAAtagtgagatatatatatatatatatatatatatatatatatatatatcataataatatttgGTTACTTACGTGAAGAATTTTAATATTCGGAGATacatataaaatatcaaaatttaaattGGAAAGGGTAAATACGTCGTTTCAAAATCCTTAACCAAGTAGTCTCATCTGTACTCACGTGAATGACACGTGATGTGATGTCATTGGTTTATTTAATCTTTATTTCATATTTCTCGTTTCTCCAAACTGAAGCGCCGCCAAGGGTTCCGTATTCCACTTCTCCCCGCTCGAGACAGCACGAGACGGCGATggcgttctcctcctccttcgcccCCTCGGGAGCCTTCTACTACGACCCCTCCTCCCTTCCCGCATCTCTCGGCACCCCCCGCATCGGCTCCGTCGAGGTCAGGGCTTTAGCGTTCCGATCCAACCCCAACCCCGCTCTCGCTTCTTCCCCGAAAGAAGCCGTCTTTTTGGCCGCTTTTTTAGCTCGAGGCGATGGGGGTTTCGCCCAGACGAGGAAATGGAGTTGCTTTGCGGGCCTTGATGGTGATAATGGTGCCGGCGATGACGGAGGATCCGGCGATCGAGCTGGCGGCGGAGATGGCGGAGACGAAGGCGACGGTGAGGACGGTAGCGACGAGGCCGAGTTCGGCCCGGTGATGAAGTTCGAGGAGGTGATTCGGGAGACGGAGGCGCGTGGCGCGAGCCTGCCACCTGATCTGTTGGAGGCGGCCAAGAGCATTGGGATTCGCAGGGTTCTTCTCTCGAGATATTTGGATTTGCAGGTAATTTAGTTTGGATACTTGCTTGCAAGATGGTTGCTTTCTTGGAAAGATCTTaccttttctttggttttgttttCAAGGGGTCATGGTGGCCGATTGGTGTTGCCATCAGGCATTGCTCGTTGCTTCGGAATCGGATGCTTGCCGACCCATCGTTCCTTTTTAAAGTGGCAACGGAGGTCTGATCGAACTCTATTACATTGGATACTGTTGATATTGGAATTTACGAGTACCATCAAGAATTCACTTTTTACAAGTTGAATATCCATTTTTTCCCCTTTATTTCGATCAGCGCAGATAGTTATTGATTCTTGTTGTGCGACGTTCGCGGAGGTTCAAAAGAGGGGAAAGGATTTTTGGACGGAGTTTGAATTGTACGCTGCAGATCTTCTGGTCGGGATAGTTGTCGACATTGCTCTAGTGGGTTTATTGGCTCCCTATGTAAGAATTGGACGGCCATCTGTGTCAGCATCTACTGGGTTTTGGGGAAGCCTCAAGCGTGGTTTTGAAGCTTTGCCTAGTAGGTGAGTGCTTTTATGCGTTCGCTTCCTGTTGAAAATTTCTGAGCAATATTGAAATTATTTTCTCCATTATTTCTTTTATTATCCGTGTTTTCCTCTCCTTTTCTTCTGTTcttatttatcttttttctcttcctttttttcttttgtcatcTTCCAATCCTGTGTTACGACTTTCATTTCTGTTTGGAAGTTAGTTGAACTTTCTTCTTAATGTTTTCCCGGTTCCTTATATTTTGTTTGAGTGCCATTTGAACTGACAATAGCATTTCGAGGTTCTTCGTGTTTATCTGGTATGCTATGATGTTTCTATGTTACTATCAGTCGTTCATTTTCTGTATCAGCTGATACTTTTTTATAATTGATACTTGCTCACTAGCCGTTGTACATTAGTCCAAGATATCTTATGACTTGCTTCTTTCAAACTTGATCAAGATTCTTGGTACCAGGATATTCTATTATGTTCTTACACTTGATAGGTTACAGTAAGACACAAGATGCCAGAAACTACATGACCTTGGTCAAGGGCTTTTCAAACTTAAGCTGTTAGGAATTGAAATATTTTGGTCACTGCCTCAAGCAAACATTTGAAACCAGATATCTTAGGAATTCAAACATTTGAATGGTATCGTTGATATTGTTCACATGTGAATGATATTGGCCTTGATAGTATTGTACTtaaagaacaacaacaacaacaacaaagctgaAAGTCTTAATTATCTGGAGtcagctacatgaatcttttgccatAAGTGTGGTCATGAAAAAGACATATCTTTGTCCTTGAAATTTCAAACTAAATTTTCTTAACTAAAGCTCACTTTTCCTGTTTTTGACAGTGTTTTTGAAGCTGAAAGACCAGGCTGCAAATTTACTATTCGGCAACGGATTGGGACATACTTTTACAAGGTAGGTACCTAAATTTCGTTGCTAAGTAATTATCTTTCTAGGACTGTTAGACATCTCTTCAGTGTGCCTTATTCCTAGTTAAGGATCATAGTTTGCCTCAAGAAATCCTCGTAGGGACTTATTAAGCGTAATTGGTTATTGTACATTGTTCTGGATGCAGGGAGTTCTATATGGATCAGTTGGATTTGTTTGTGGTATTGTAGGCCAAGGCATTGCCAACCTAATAATGACTGCTAAGCGGTACAAACTTATACTCTTCATATATATCATTTAAATTCAGATGCATCTGAACATAATATCTTCATTACTCAATCTCTTttggtctttttttttgttttgctagAATGTCTTATCTGATTTGGTGAATTCAGTGTTTACAATGGGCCATCAAAACAGGAGTCTATCATCTTATTCAGAACAAGTTTATATGTTTCCTTTTACAGTTGCATGCTGCTTACTTAGAGACATGCTATCCATGATTCTTTAGTTGAACAAACCCAACAGTTGCATTATTATTGGGCGTTACAAAGCTAGAAGTTGTGTACTTTGGATCCTATTGTAAGTAGGATGACTGGGATTTCTCTTTGAAACTCAGTTTTGATTTGATTTTGGGTTGAATTAGATCAAATTTCCAATAATCTTGATTTGGATGGGTCTCAATGTGAACTACTTACTCGATGGTAGGGTTCATCAGTGGACTCACCCACCCAAGTGTTGTGGTGACTAGTAAGGGTCCATAGTGATCCAATTTGGTTACTTGACCTCAGGTTCAGTGTACTGCAGCGTACCATTCGTATGGGTGGTATGTACTGATTGAACAAGGGATTGGTATGCGCGGTACATCGGTACATCTTCATGTATCTTATGTTGGTATGCTTGGTATGGTTCGGTATGACTCGGTATATATCATACTGACAGTTGGTTGGTACATCGGTACGGATTGGTAAGGTGAACCATGTTTGACCTTGACATTAATGGAATATTCTGGACCAAGGAAGGAGTCCTCAAGTTGTTAGTTTTCTGGACCAAGATTTTAAATATACTGCTTGATTTATTTTGCTATTATAGGTGAATAGTGTTTAAGGTGCATTTGACAACAATCTTCTATCTTTTATTCTCTGGCTTATCTCTTGAGGATTAAAATAAGAAGTTGCATAAACTCATATTATCTACTAATTTTCCTGTTACAGTGGATATCTTGTTTTGCTCACATTATGCTAATTTGCAGAATTCTCCACCTTCTAAATATGAATAACTAATATGTAATATATCTAAACTCTAATGTAAGTTGTATTAACTTTGGAAGAAAGCAATGTGACATGTGGCATATTATAGATGCAAATTTCCAAATGGATATGGAGGACAGTAGTGAAATACTTATATCATGACTCTAAATATCCATAAAATCCTCCTAATTATTATTTTGCTTCTTAAGTTTGAGACTTTGTTAATTGCTGTTAAACTGATGTTGGACATACTCCATGTTAAATTTGAGACTGTGCTCATTGCAGTTTGAAAGATCAAAGAAGTAGGTCTCGTTCATTATAAATTTGAGAGTTATTTATGTCTGTGTTCATAATGTGGCTTTTGAAATATATTCCTTGGTGTTGCCATAGTTTGCTGGATTAACTTCACAAGTAGTAAGTAAAAAGTTTTAGATATTTCATGATTTTAGGTTCCTGTGTATTATCTTCTGAAATAGACCTTTGTATGTTTTGCATGCACAGAGTATACTGCTGTATCTTGGTTTTCTGAATTCCTTTTTATCATGTCCAGGAGTGTAAGGAAATCTGATGAAGATATACCTGTTCCACCACTTGTTAAAAGTGCTGTTCTTTGGGGTATGCGGATTAATGTTAAGCATGATAGCCTTGTCAAAAGTTTGTCTTATGTTGAATTTGCTACAATGAGTTGCTGCATCACTTGTGTTATCAACTTAGCATTTGGATTTTTCTCATCTCAATGTTCTGAAATCATAACATGGAGCTTAATTTCTttgttatttgatttatttttgttAAGCTTATATGCAAATGAACCTAGCCATGCTTTTAATGCTAATCTTACACCATTAGGACAATACATTTAGCTGACCTCATTGGTCTATAGACATCATTATATACAATCCTCGGTCTAATTTTTGTTATTTTGCCACCATTTTTTCCTGAACTAACCATTAAAATCCCATCCAATTGAGCCATTTTCCTCTCAATTGTGTCTTAATTAGGACAATACTTGTAGAAAGTTTGCTTTGATCATATATTTCAAACGATCAATTGATTGAAGGGAGAAAAGGAATAAAGTTTATTCTTATCGAATAATTATGACATATTTGTTTTAGTGTTGGGAGAATGTAAATTACTAGTTGTTAATTAGAAGCCCCAACAACCAAAATGGTCCACCTCCAGTAGCCATTGTATGATTTATAAGGTTAGTAACCACAGAGTTCAGTATACACCCAACTCGTGGATATGTGTGTTCAATCCAATTCATGGGATGGAGACTAAAGTCCATGTCAAGGATAACATAATTTTGGAATTGATGCTAGTATCAACCAAGGGGATTGGGCTGGGGTGGTTTGGGGATCGGTACATAGTTTTGGTTGCAGATTGAATGTGGAagataaaaaaggggaaaaactcCCCTAGTATATGTAAGGCCTTCGGAGATTGGCTAGAAAGTCTGGTATTGTCATGATCAGTCCTGATGGGCTGTGGTTAGAAGCTGTCAGAAACTTGGTTGGAATTGGACCGACCGATGGGAATTCATGAAATGTAGTGGAACTGTTTGAGAGTGATTGAGCAAGCCAGAATTCGTCAGGAATGAATTGGAAAACAGGAGTTAGCAAGTTCAACAAAATATCTGCCTTTTTCCACCATTATGACTGATCCTCATTGGTTCCCGACAATTCCTTGTATCCCTTGAAAAGACAATTTGTGTGGGGTCTTATCAATCCTGACATAAATCAGTCTAACTCACAAGCACTGGTCCAAGTAATGTTGCTTTATTTTAGGGAAGGGCATAAACCTTTTCATTCTAAAATTCAATTGGATGACATATGGTAGGTCAGACATGTTGAATGGACTAATCTGACACCGATTTTTTAGGTGCCATTAAGATATTCTCTGTATTATATAAACATAAATGTGTTCTGAAGTAAATATGAAATTAGATTTCTAGTTAAGTTACCTTAAGAATTTGAAATCATTTTAAAAGTTTTTTAACATGGACTTGGATAATTCTTCATTTGAAGTTCATGGTGAAACATTTTGTACATTTTATCTATAGAAGACATaaatttttgccatatgtttcaTTGTGCTAGTACAAATTGATCTATATGTAGCTGTTTTTTTGCACATATGGGCACtattgatgaatctttcatgagtAAAGCTTATACCTAATGAGTCTGCTTGAAATTCAGGTGTCTTTCTAGCAGTATCTTCTAATACTCGCTATCAGATTATTAATGGCCTAGAGTGTGTGGTTGAGGCATCACCATTTGCCAAACGCATCCCACCTGTTGCTATGGCTTTCACAGTTGGAGTTCGTTTTGCCAACAACATCTATGGGGGTATGCAGTTTGTGGATTGGGCTCGATGGAGTGGCGTTCAATGAGGTATTATTAGAACTTTAGCTTCTTTATATTCTGCAAATAGAAAAACTTAACTTGTCTTAAGAATTTACCTGACTTATAttagctttaaaaaaaaaagatcaaaactGTTTATTTCTAGTGGTAGTTTAGTTTCTATTTATCCAGGCAGTATTTACATGGACCAGCCCTCGTCAAGTGATCTAGGGTtgaaaccctctctctctctctctctatatatatatatatatatatatatatatatctatctatctatctatctatctatctatctcctcCCCCAAAAAATCATGATGCTGGCCTGCCTGCCTCCTACAGCTGATGGCCTTGgtattcctcttcctcttcctcctcttttcttcgtctgcttctcttcctcttctccttcccctcctctccccctctcctcctttcCTTAATGGTATCGCACTATGTACCATTATATCATGTGTTAGTCTGCCAGTGTCTGGTGTGGCCAGTGTCTCAGATTTTAAACCATGGTAACAATATGGGGGTAGTTTGATGGTTACTGCTCTTTGTTTGATGGTTCACCATTGGTAGTCTTGCAAATCTTGTGCAGTATCATCCCAATACATGGCAGACCGGGGAACTTACAGAGCTAATTTCATTGCTTTTGAGAAAGTGTCTGGTTTTCCTTTTTCAATCTTTTTAAGCCCTTTCTTAATTATGTAGGTTAGCTAGATACAGTTTCTTTAACCGTGTTCTTATTATACTCTCTTTATGACCTAACTTTTGCAGGGTATAGAAAGACCCTATTATTGGAAAGCCTGCAGTGTTATTACTAAAGCGATATTATCACATTGCTTTTGTTGATGATGTTTTCCAGTGCCATGCAGCAATTGGCATCAGGTCACAGGGTGGTTCAACAAAGAGAAGTTTGTTATCTGAGTGAGGGAACTGAGAAAATTGCTTCTTTAtcatcttcttcttgcatttcAATCATCGGATGGCTGATGTCCCATTAATATTATCTTATTGTAAGATTATTCTTTCAACCAGGTTCTAGGATGTTAGatttttcttgaattcaaatttttCATTGGAGCTGCGCACAGGACATCAGCAAACAGGATGTAATTATATAACTTGTTCCTGTAGAATCACACAGACACCTCATCCATGAAGAACACGAGGCTAGATTGGTTTTTTATCATCTGATTGCAGATATAACTAGGACTCTCCCCCTGCTAGAAGTCTAATTTCAGTGTCTATGAATCTTTAGGCTGTGTTCCCATGCCTGAACTCAAGTAACTCCGATTCCATATGTTCTTATTTTAGACTGTGTTCCTCTATGATCATTTGCTGATTTATTATCTTCAATCATATCTTGGTTGTCTCAGTTCACTGGCATAAGGAGCAAAATCTCACCATGGGACAAATGACTGATTCACTCTCAGACCTTACTCTCAACTTTTGCTCCTAACTATTTTTAGATTTTGCAGGATTTATCTGACTCTTTTGACAGATTCTCCCCTCCTTGTGGTGATCCTCCTTGATGAGTTTTCAATGTGAAACAAATTCACTGCAAATATAGCATCTATGTTGATGCACAGAGGCACACAGCTTTGTCCTACCTAGCAGCACAATGAATAGAAACTATTGATTGGTTACCATTGACATGTTTACAAAGTAACCTTAAAGAGAAGTGCCTTCCCCTCTTGGCAAGTTGGAAGATTTATGTGCATATGATGGATTCCAATGCTGCATATGGTACTAAGTGCACAAATGCACTCAGAACTCGTACATACCTCTTTGCTAAGCAGCTGATTCTTTCCTCCTTCACCTGCTGGTCGAAACATATGCTGTTCATACCATCCTTTCATCATGTTTACTTGGACAGTCTAATGCAAATGGACTATCAAGCTTGATCAATTCTTTCAGTCTTATTCCAACTCAACAATTGATGCCTGAGAGGAGAGAATACCAGTAGGTGACATTGTTGACTATATCCGTCATATGGATAGCTGCTCTTCTGTTGGTGCATTCTTAGTGCCATGGAGCAGCATTTGCATGCAGTGTTGACTCATGATGGTCTTGAATGTAATATGAACAAAGTATCTActgatttatatatatacatacagatCAGTTGGCCTTGAATGTAATTGGTGTGATTCTCATACCATGGTGGACCAGAGGCTGCTAGTGGCCACCAGCACTGCAGCTTTTGGTGAAGACCACCAAAACAAAGATGACAGGTGCTTCTCCGCATACACAGTTTATCCCCTTCAACCCCGGCACAGGGTCATGTACCTTGGTGTCATCCCAAAGGTTATTTTGCTGTGCCGGTGCCTGATATGTGCCTCACCGGTCTTATTTCTCCTTCCCCTTGTGAGGCAGAAGAGTCTCGCTCGAAGCTTTCTCTCAGTGTAGTGGTGTGGTTCTTCCTCGTTATGGGACACTTTCTTTCAGGCACCTTGTTTCCCCAATGGGCTTGC comes from the Musa acuminata AAA Group cultivar baxijiao chromosome BXJ2-8, Cavendish_Baxijiao_AAA, whole genome shotgun sequence genome and includes:
- the LOC103994539 gene encoding two-component response regulator ORR5-like isoform X2, encoding MSSVGNGDGCCAGGSDGGQRHVLAVDDSSVDRAVIAGILRSSKLRVTAVDSGKRALELLGLEKKDVSMIITDYWMPEMTGYELLKRVKESSELKEIPVVIMSSENVPNRITRCLEEGAEEFLLKPIRPSDVSRVCSRVLK
- the LOC103994539 gene encoding two-component response regulator ORR5-like isoform X1, giving the protein MSSVGNGDGCCAGGSDGGQRHVLAVDDSSVDRAVIAGILRSSKLRGLTAVDSGKRALELLGLEKKDVSMIITDYWMPEMTGYELLKRVKESSELKEIPVVIMSSENVPNRITRCLEEGAEEFLLKPIRPSDVSRVCSRVLK
- the LOC135619163 gene encoding protein RETICULATA-RELATED 1, chloroplastic-like; its protein translation is MAFSSSFAPSGAFYYDPSSLPASLGTPRIGSVEVRALAFRSNPNPALASSPKEAVFLAAFLARGDGGFAQTRKWSCFAGLDGDNGAGDDGGSGDRAGGGDGGDEGDGEDGSDEAEFGPVMKFEEVIRETEARGASLPPDLLEAAKSIGIRRVLLSRYLDLQGSWWPIGVAIRHCSLLRNRMLADPSFLFKVATEIVIDSCCATFAEVQKRGKDFWTEFELYAADLLVGIVVDIALVGLLAPYVRIGRPSVSASTGFWGSLKRGFEALPSSVFEAERPGCKFTIRQRIGTYFYKGVLYGSVGFVCGIVGQGIANLIMTAKRSVRKSDEDIPVPPLVKSAVLWGVFLAVSSNTRYQIINGLECVVEASPFAKRIPPVAMAFTVGVRFANNIYGGMQFVDWARWSGVQ